DNA sequence from the Acinonyx jubatus isolate Ajub_Pintada_27869175 chromosome A3, VMU_Ajub_asm_v1.0, whole genome shotgun sequence genome:
GACCTTGTGCTTAATCTCACCATCACCTAGGGGAGCggaccccctccccagccagatGGACTCAGGCTTTTCCTTCATTTGATCACCTTGTAACATAAACCCctagaaaaagaaagccagatgTGGCTCTACTGCTTTTCACAAGTTAGGGGGAAAAACCTATAAATTGGCCTTTTGTTCCTCACACGATTTCAGGTTCATTGCACACAATTACATAACCCCTTACAAATCGGTACAGGAATTCAAAGCTGCCAGGCCATGTGATACCAGTGAGAAAATCCGGCTCCACACTGCGGTGAAGTGTCTCTGTTTCAGCCACTGCTATTTCAAAGGCCCTTTCCAAAATTCCTGATCGGGTTGTTAGGAAGTAAGAAATGATCTCCAAACAGGGTGGGCCAAAATGCCACAAGGTACGGCCCACATTACGTGGAATGTATCCTGTAAGATGCGATTTCCCCTGGCTTCCACCCTGaatccctcccgccccccatcttTAAAAAGCCAGGTCTACCTTAGCATCACTTTCTCGGCAAGGGATCCGGCAAACCTGACGTTTTGCAACATCGCCATATTTAAACTATCGTAGTGCTAGTACAAATCAAAGAGAACGCTTATGAACCAGAAATAGCTGTCCCACAAAAGTTAGTGGTTAGTAGTTTGCTTTGTGGGGGTTTTTCTGCCTCGCGCACCAAGGAGAATTACTGGGGCCAACAAAGGCTGcgaacattcaaaataaaaagaactggaaGAGAAGTTTAAGTCATTTTCTCAAAGGCAAGACTCAGGAAGTGTGTTTGCATTCACAAACCCGCTCTCGCCCATCTGTATGTAACAAAGGAAGCCTCTCCCGCCCCCGGGGTTTTCTGTGCATTTAGCAGCGGCCCACGGAGATGTCTGATTGAGACTAAGGTCGCCGGATTTCCAGTCCACACCCCACAGGGCTGGTGGCGCTGTCCCCGAGGAGGAGGTCGCCTTGCTAAGAGACCCCCGGCAACACGCCAGGTGGCAGCGTGCCATCTTTTTGAAAATCAACAATGAGACCACAGCTGTGAGCCACCTACAGAGGCCACGGAGGCCACAGGGGACAGCAGGGGGCAGGAACCTCTCTGCTGCAAACCTCCACCTTCCTTGCAGGTGCTGACCACTGGCACTCTTCCTTGGAGGGGAGGTGAAGAGATGGGGAATCTCTCCACCACCAAGGCTGAGACCCCTGATGTCAGGAGCTCCTGGCCTTGCTTGGTTGATctcccagccaggcaccctgccccCATGCATCTATCAGTCCCTCTTCAAACTGTGTCAGCCATACTGTTGCCCAGCTGCCCGGAAGTCTTCCTGATGGGGACCCCACGGGGACAGACTGTCCTGCCCTttccctgcattggggtctgctCTAAAGATCACCCAGGTGGCTGCTCAGAGGGGCCGAAAGAGAAGCTCCACCCTCCCTGTGCAGCCCGACCTGGGCCCCACCCCGGTCAATAGCAGCCTCCTCACCCTTGGGAAGACCATCTCCACACACGAGGTGAGGGCCACTTGCAAGAATCCAGTGGTTGGAAAGACTGAAGCCTTGACTTCAAACACATGGCTTCAGTATCAAGATAGTGCAGGAATCTCCCCTGGTGGTATGAAACGGGCCGGGCTCACAGGCCTGTCATTTCTGCAAGGAGCCTCTACACTTCCCTAAAGAGGGAAACTCTCTGGCCACCCCAGAACGAGGCCAGGCCCCGGCCACACTAGCCAGCTTGCCACGTACAAACTGGTGAGACCCTTCCCTCAACTCACGGAGGCACCAAAGAGTTGGGGCCGGCAGCCTGGCATGCTTAGCGCATCAGgctcctctcctgtctcctaGACGTGGCCGTGGAGGCGAGGACAGAGGCAGAATCCGCACAGATCATCACATATGtctttgttatttaaaacaatCCAAGTTTCCAGTGTAAAAACGTGTGGGCCTACTGCAGCTACCCCAAGGACGGTTTATCTTTTTCCATCGCACCCCCCAGGAGCATGGGGctgttattttgttaatttccaaTCCCCAATCCTGTTACGTGTACAGGGAGAATCTCTACTAACATATAAATATCCCAAATGGTGCGCTGGCTGAGTCCCCTCCCTTCTAAACGTGTGTGGCTTGCTCCCTGGCACTGGAGGAGAGAAATCTTCCCTCCGACTTAAACCCCTCGGATTGGTGACTCGTCTGATTTTCCCCGTCTCGGCCAGCCTACCTGCAAGCCCCTTGGCACTTGTGCTGGTTGTTTGGAATTCAATGGCATGTGAATGTCAGGTAGGCACGTGGATACACACACTTACAGTGCACGCACGCGCTCATGTGCGGACACACGCCCATGCACACATTTTGGGTCCTTataacaaaatcaaaagtccTTGTGAGTGAAAGAAAGGAGTGGAGCACAGGGTTCCAGGGATGGGGAGTTGTCTGCTGGCTTCCCCATCCTGCTCCGGGCAGCAAATGGTGGCTTGGTGGGAGCTGGAGAGGTCTGCATCTAAAGGTTTCCACGGAAGGAAGGCACCCAGCTTCCTGTGCGTCTTCTCATGTCAGCGGCGGCCCCTGTGGCATCTGGATCCCCTCCCTCTTGTGGCTCAGATTGTTGCTGGGGTCTCAGCCATCTCTTCCAGCCTCTGCCGGATCATTAGCCGGAGCACGGTGTACCTGGGGACAGGAACAGCTGCGGTGGACAGCGGAAGGCAACACACACCCCCTCTTGATCTTTCCCCACCACCCGGGCCACAGGGGCCACCTGTCGCTCCTTCTGCTTCTATCACAGGCCCAGCCATCCGCCACTTTGTGGCTTGTGTTCATTTCCACACCCAGAGGACAGGAACTGAACAGACCAAATCCAAAGTGGACAACTTGACTATAGTTAGACACTCTGGCAAAAAGAAGGATGGGAAGGCGAAACCGAAACACCAACAGTAAGGGTTCCGCTAACCGAGTGCTGACTAGGCCCAAGGCTCCACGACACAGGAGCACGGGATCCTCACCTGAGCTGGACCATACGCAATTGCCATTATTTGACTACTTGGGCAGGGGGGGCTACAACAGCAGCGGCAACTTCgtatggttcaacctaatatcAGCACCCGCATTTTGCGGGACAGGCTATAACAACTACCAAACGTGGGTGTCCATGACTTGTCTCCACCCTCTCCCTGAACTAATAAAGCAGCGCGGACGCTGGAGTGTGTACGGCTGTAGGACTAACGGGAACATTCCTTAAGTCCAGGGCTTGGCACCGCACAGCAAAAGCCATCTTAAaagtttggcacatagtaagtgttcaataaatattaactgctATCATACTAGCTATTATCATTGATACAGTAAATATTATCGGTGTTATTCGCCAGTGGCAGAAGTCAATCAACTGTCCCGCTGTATCCATGAAAAGCAGCCCGATTTATGGCTAACCATGGcaaaaaatatcataaaacatAACCAAAAACATCaaagtcacaataaaaaaaaaaacccacccccgAGAAAtagggtgaaacaggtgatggggattaagaggtacaaacttccggttatgaaataaaaagtcacaaggatgaaaagcatagggaatacagtcaataatactgtaataatatatggtgacagatggtgaccacacttgCCGCGCAcggtgagcactgaataatgcaTAGAATTGCTGAATCGCTACGCCATAcgcctgaaacaaatataacattgtatgtcaactatacttcaaccaggattttttttttaaatcctccccAGAGAGAAGCTTTACTGGGCTTTTCAACCCAAATGCAATTTCCAGAAGAGAAATGTTGAGAAGGGAGAAGGGTAGGAGGAAAGGATTTCATAGGTAGGGCTGTTCAGATTACTTTCCACTGCTAAGATGGCTTTCTCTGGCACGCTTTTATGTCCCACATCAAAATGAGACGCTGGCCTAAGAAGCAAAGAGACCAACACACTTATGTTTTGTGTCCCCATCTGAGATCCACATTTGTCACGGGAAGCCCCCAGAAGAAGGTCCATGGGACCCAGGCCCACACAGCTGCTCAGCACAGTCCCTGCAAGGCACCTGAACACCTGGGCTCCCTACGGCCCTGGGAGAAGCCCAACCAGCCGCCCTGGGGCCATGCGTACTTGCGTATCAGCTTCTTGACTTCCCGGTCTTCTTCCTCTTGGAGCTTCTGAATGAAGCTTTTAAGGACAGGCATCTCGAACTTTATGTACTGGGCCACCTGGGGAGGAAGAAGTAAGTCTGGGgcgcacacacaccccctcccaaCCCTATTCCAATTCCTTTTGGTGTCTCTCTTACGTAAGGCCCAAAGCCGCGGGCACCTATTTCTACACGGATCCAAGATTTCCTTAAAGGCGGTAGCCAAGCCTGTTCTTCTCAAGGCTGGCATCGAGATGGCTCCCTATACGTGATACAGATCTCCTAACTTCTCATTTCTCGTCCCCATGTATCCAGTCCACGACAAGGTGAAATCAAACATGGAAAAGCACTTTCTCCTGATGCAGCAATGCAGAGGAAAACCTGACCCATGGTATTCAATAAAACTCCGTGTTCGCCCCTAAGAGGATTTATGGAACCGTGGCTCAGGATGATGGTTTGCATCTCGAGTCTCAAGCAGGCGTCCAAATGGGAGCTTACTCTGGAGAGgctgtgggggtgagggtggttCCCGGGTGAGCCATCTGTCACCCCCCACAAGAATCCCCACCCTACTTTATCAACTCTTCTCCACGGGAAAAGTGTATTTCTCCACCCTATTCATGGCTACGTGACTTGTTTTGGTCAATGGAATGTGTGTGGACGTGATGTAAGACACAACTGAGTGGAGGCTTCAAAGGAGCTTACGTGGTTTTGCCTGGTTACTTGCACTACAGGCACCTGCCATGAGAAGTGTACCTCAGGGAGGCACTACCCCTTAGGCCTGGGTCTCTGAATGAGACATGAAGTGCACACCTGAACTCAACCCACAGCCCCCAGCAGAGCTGCTGCTATTCGCCTGCGGCCTCCTGAGAAAAAGGTAAATGCTGTTGTAAGCAGCTAAGATTTGGGGATGTTTGTTACCACAGCAAAAGCTGACTGATGCATAAGATAAGGTAAAATCACTGCTAACTTCTTGAAGCCGCTAAGAGAGGTTTGCAGAAACTTCTCGGGCCTCTTACAGTACCCCAGAAAGGCTGAAGACATTTACTCCTTCCATGGAAACCACTTGGTGCCTGAGCCTACCTCCAACAAATCCCCAGGGCATACCCTCAGTCTAGCCTCTGCGTTCATTCTCCCTGCTAATGGCTTCAAGGAAATCCGGTATTGAGGAATGGCAGCAAAATGGGACATGGCCCTTGGCCAAAAAAGTCAAGCTATACCCCAGTTGCAGGTAACCCAACCAAATCCCCACCCACCTGAGGACAGACCAGCCGACCAAAAGGGGACTCACATCATAGGTGACTTCCTCCACCTGGTCCTTCTCCATAAGAAACACTTTGGAGACCTGCTCACACGGGCCCTGGAGGATTCGAGCTACCAGCGGGTAATCGGTGTTCTtgagcttctgtttctctgtaacacacacacagccaggaGAAGCCCTGAGTTCGGCCTGAAGCCCTTCTCACCATAAGTATGGCCAACTCAGGGGCCCAAATGGCCCAGGCACCTTAAGAGATGCAGCCACGTAAATCAGGAGACTGAATAGTGAATGAACAATTCTTGTTCAAAGCAACcattccctcccccctctccctaaCAAAACTACCATGCTCAAATCCTTTGGAAGATACTCTACTGGAGGAATTGGTCTTATCTACCTCTTAAGAACATCCAGTTCCTCTTTAAATAAGCAGTTACGTTTTAGTGTTTGTTTCCTGACCACATACGGCATTCCCCAGTGGACTCAGCCAGTGAGCCCACTGGCCTTGGAGGCAAACAACATTTGGAGGTTTCCAAAAGCCAAACGACAAGCAAATGAGGCAgaggtttggtttgtttgtttgtttgctttttcctgtTTTGAGTGAAGTAAAAATGTTCAAGTACACGGTATTTTTCAGACTTACCACCGCTGGTATGGACCACATACAAAGCAAACTCTTCTGCGGAATTCTCGATCTGAACCAGAAACAAAAGATACTTGGAGGAAGCACATATTCACACATCCCAAGCCCGAGCCATTCCTTCTTGAATGCCACAAAGCTCAATTAATTTTAGGCAACTTTTGAGGGGGGGCTATTTATCTACAGCTCTCAGAGGGGATGAGGAGAGGGGGCAGGCCAGGAACTTCACCAGTCACAGCAGATAATCAGGGCTGATGCTTCCTGCACCCTGCCAAGCACAGCGTTCCACACTTTGCATGCGTTCATTCATCTAAGGCTCCTGACAACCACTCAATGGGGTCCCATtaaccctcattttacagacaagggaGCAGAAGCACAGGGAGTTTTAGTAAGTTGCTCAGCTCATCCATGCAGCAGGTGATGGCTGGGGATTCGAACCCAGAGCCTGCGCCCTTAGGCCACTGAGCGACACTGgcctcaataaaaataagaatctctGACTCCAAAAGATAAGGGGATGATTCCTATAAAGGGATTGTGGAAAACAGAGTAACAGGACTTTAAAAAAACTCATGCACTATAATTTACACATCTACtgaagttcctttttaaaaaaaattttggggggcgcctgggtggcttggttggttgagcatccgacttcggctcaggtcatgatctcacggtccgtgagttcgagccccacgtcaggctctatgctgacagccagagcctggagcctgtttcggattctgtgtctccctctctctctgcccctcccctgttcatgctctgtctctctctgtctcaaaaataaataaaaacgttaaaaacaataaaataaaataaaataaaataaaataaaataatttttttaatgtttatatttgagagagagagtgagcatgagaaggggaggggcagagagaggggacagaggatctaaagggggctctgtgctgacagcagagagcctgatgcggggctcgaactcacaaactgtgagactgtgatctgagctcaagtcagacgctcaactgaccgagccacccaggcgccccctgaagtTCCTTTTTCAGAGTCGGTTCCCCAAATGTGTTTCAGAAGTCAGTCTGTACACAGAGCCCCAAACCAGGCATCAGGCCTGGGGTCTCAGAATCCCCCGCAAGTTGCCCAACAGGCTCCCGGCCTCACCTCCGGGCTTTGGACTCAGCGGGTCTAATTCAGGGCCAGGGCCTGAGAAGCTCTGCTTTGCTGACAAGCTCCCACGTGATGCTGATGCCGCAGGGTCTGAAGAACCAAACCGTCTGCCCGGTGCCCCCTTACCACACACTCTCCATGGCCCCCCTTTCCACCCCGGGCACATGCACCAGCCATCCCAGGCCAGCCAGCAGAAGGAACTTGCCTTAAATTTGTTAAGCAGCAGCTTCAGGACCTGTGGGGTGGTCATGGTGCTGTTGATGCGGACGTTGGTGACAGAACCATAGGCTGGCGTGAACACTGACGTCTGTCAATAGAGAGGTCTGGTTCAGGCTGGCAGTGGGGACAAGGACCGGGGCACTAAAACTTGGGTGTCCAGGCCCCGCGACCTGGGGTACAGGGCCCAGTGACAATGGCACTTACCCTGTGCACCCTGAGAGCCCCCTGATGGCCTGGCAAGCAGTGGGCCTTAATGTCAATAAGGCCGCCCTGGGCTTTGCCTAACTCAGGAGCTCATCGCCCACCCACCGCCCCTGAGGGAGTCTGGGGGTTCTGAGCTTGGCACGtggcagggcgggggagggggaatagACCCAGATAAGGAAGACCTCCTCTCCAGATAAAACACGCACGAGGCCCCCTCCACTGTGACTTCCACACAAGGTCTCTGACCGCTCTCCCATGATGCACTTGCTTCCGGGGCTCGGTTCGGACCAGGCAGCAGGAGGAAAGAGGGTCAGCTAGCTTTGGGAGAGGCAGGCGGTGCAGGGACGCCCCTGCCTTGAGTCCTGCATCTCTGTGTCAGGGGCAGCACTTAGCTCACAGAAACGGGAGACCCCACAGCAGCTAAGAGGCACGCAGTGTAGGAAGTGGGTAATGTGTGGATTTTCCGGGGAGTGGGGAATGGCTCTGATGTTTGTGGGGTCATCTCACCCACCACCCTGAGGGGACTCCTGATCTGGGGTCCCTCACCCCTCACAGGGCcggcagagcctgaagcccacccACAACCCAAAGACGGAACAGCAAACACTTGGCTTCCCACACGTCTGCGGCCTCGAGGGGGCGGCTGCCCGGGGAGAGACCTTATTCCCTTGAGGCTCCCCAggcccccgaccccccccccatcctctctACCTTGTGGTTGTAGAAATGGCCATTGATGGAGAATCGGTGGCGTCTGATTCGCCTCTGGTCACTGGGTGTCCTCACGTTGCCACGGCGACGCACCCCAACGTCACTGCGCGTGCGCATCAGCTGTGGGGTGTCTTCCTGCAGGGTCTTCAGGCCCCTGGAGTctaagagggaagggagaaacgAGCTCTGTCTGCCTGGACCCGGGACGTGGCAGTTCGCACACAGTACCCTTTTTGTGGCCAACGCTACGGTACCCACGGCCGCCTCCCCCAAAATGTGTTTCATAAAAACAGTATTTCCCgctggggggggggtaggggtggaaACATATGGTATGACGCACTGAGAAGCAATCCAGTGACAAGGTTCAGAGCACAGACTTCAGAGCCAGATTCCCAGGGTCaagtcccagctccaccactgCCATGTATCATGAACCCCTctatgcctcagttccctcacctataaaatgggcatcACGGAATTGTTGTGAGAGTTTAGTGAATTAATTCacacaaagcacttagaatagcgCTTGGCACAGGATAAGCACGACATAAGGACGTGCAAGATATAGCAAGCTGACAATATCTTCAAGATTACACATGTGCATAGCCTCAGAACCAGAAATTCCACTTGGAAGAATCCTACAGACACTGATGAATGTGCGAAATGACACGTGTACAAGGCCACTAACTGCAACCTTGTTTGTCACAGCAAAAGCCTGGAa
Encoded proteins:
- the RASSF2 gene encoding ras association domain-containing protein 2, with amino-acid sequence MDYSHETSLVPCGQDKYISKNELLLHLKTYNLYYEGQNLQLRHREEEDEFIVEGLLNISWGLRRPIRLQMQDDNERIRPPPSSSSWHSGCNLGAQGTILKPLTVPNIQISEVDAPPESEQTSSPTDSRGLKTLQEDTPQLMRTRSDVGVRRRGNVRTPSDQRRIRRHRFSINGHFYNHKTSVFTPAYGSVTNVRINSTMTTPQVLKLLLNKFKIENSAEEFALYVVHTSGEKQKLKNTDYPLVARILQGPCEQVSKVFLMEKDQVEEVTYDVAQYIKFEMPVLKSFIQKLQEEEDREVKKLIRKYTVLRLMIRQRLEEMAETPATI